The genomic stretch gatggaaattaatCTCATCAAAGTAGGGGATTAGCTTCATGACATACGCTCGGTATGGGATCAAATTGGGATGGCGGgtctcccaatctcctttgatttgatagatgacaagtgttgagtctccatacacctcaAGAATCTTGACTCTTAGGTCAATAGCTGCTTCAAttcccaagatacatgcttcatactccgccatgttattggtgcatttgaaacacaaccttgctgtgaagGGAAGATGAAAACCCATTGGAGAAGTTATAACAACCCCAATTCCGTTACCCAATGCATTTAAGGCACCATCGAACACGAGTGTCCAACGCGATCCTGGTTCGGATCCTTCTTCCGGGCCTGGAATCTCATAGTCTCTTATGTACATGACGTCTTCATCTAGGAAGTCGAGTCTCATCGATTGATAGTCCTCCACTGGCTGGTGTGTAAGGTACTCTGATAACACACTACCCTTAATGGCCTTCTGAGTTAcatactgaatgtcatattctgataacaacatctgccaacgagcgATTCTGCCAGTTAATccaggtttctcgaatatgtacttgatgggatccatcttgAATATTAACATTGTTGTATGGCAGATCATGTACTGTCTTAGGCGACGAGCAACCCATGCtagtgcacaacaagtcttttctagcatggagtacctgatttcatattctgtaaacttcttgctcaggtagtagataacatGCTTTTTTCTACCCGTCTCATCATGTTGCCCCAGTACACatcccatggattcatcgagtactgtcaaatacataatgaGAGGCCTTCCTGGAACTGGTGGCACTAAGATTCGTGGTTCTTGCAGATACTGTTTGATTTTATCGAATTCACTttggcaatcatcgttccacctcacagcttgatcttttcttaacagCTTGAGTATTGGCTCGCAAGTGGCTGTCAGATGcgagatgaatctggaaatatagttcaatctgcCCAAGAAATCACGAACTTGCTTCTCTGTCCGAGGtgctggcatctcttgaatagctttgactttgtCAGAATCAACTTCTATGCCTCTCTGGCTCACAATGAACCCTAGAAGCTTTCCAGATCTGACGCAAAAAGTGAATTTAGCAGGGTTTAGGTGCAGTCTGTATTTCCTCAATCTTGCAAACAACTTCTTCAGATGAATAACATGCTCAtcttctgtctgagacttggaaatcatgtcatccacgtagacttcaatctccttatgtatcatatcatggaaaagattcaccatggccctttgataggttgccccaacatttttcaggccgaaaggcattaccttataacagaaagtgccccatggtgtaatgaaagttgttttctccatatcttcgggagacattttaatatgattatatcctgagaatccgtccatgaaggagaatacagagaactgagttgtgttatctaccaatacatcaatgtgaggtaaaggaaaatcatctttgggactagctctattcagatctaTGTAGTCTACACGCATTCGAACTTTGCCATCTTTCTTCGGAATTGGCACAATATTAGCAATCCACTGTGGGTAAGTTgcaacagctagaaaacctgcatcaaactgcttcttaacctcttctatgatcttgacagccatgtctggtcgagttcttctcaacttctgcttgatggGCGGGCATTCCGGCTTCAACGGTAGCTTGGGCACAACTATGTCGGTGTCGAGTCCTGGaatatcctgatatgaccaagcaaacacatccacatattcatGTAGTAGCTTGACTAGTTCCTCCTTCACACTTTTTTCCAAAGTAGTTCCGACCTTGAGTTCCTTTCGCTCCTCCTCAGTCCCcagattgatcacatccactggttcctgatgaggttgaatcatcttttcctcttgtttcaaaagTCTGGTCAACTATTCTGGGAGTTCATAGTCTTCCTTATTatcctcttcagcttggttaatCGGGAGGTCGAAGTCATAGGGAGTTATAGCATTGTCATGTTCAATGGATCCAGTCATTATTGATCTGCATGGAAATGGTTTTTCTTTTTagaagaagattttgaaaaatgaaagtgatgtgaaatgaaaattgccattttttttaattttgttatttatttgtttgtaaaaaaaattaaaaagatgAAAGACAGGGATCTCAAAAAAATGTGCTTTGTATTGATGATAAGGCTTAAATATTAACACAAAATGGACCCTACAAAGCTATCCATATGCCTTGGGCATGGCATTGGATGTTTTAGAAAACAGTAAAATACTTTGAACAAGAAACTATATCCGGAACATCTGTTGCCTTCCAGTTAGTGAGAGCGGCATCCGGAGGTCCATAAAACACCATCTTAGACAAATCTGgatcttcatcttcaagagcattcacttgatCATCACTTCGGAAACCAACTTTGGAGAATATTTCCTGGATGCTAGGAACCTTCCCCTGATGTATCTTCTGATCTTTGAAAAGTTTAATAGACGGCTGATATCCTAATCCACACTTGTCTTTCTTCTCTAGTAATTCAATCATTGTGCCCTAACTTCCAGGGCAACCAGCTTCAATTGCAGCTTTCACACTCTTCCATGAGGACATGACCCCCTTGGGTTCTCCAACAGGCTTCAGCTTAGTCTGGACCATGTTGACCACTTCAAGGGCTTGGAGAGGAgtttcaacaatgtcttcacCTACTTCAATGTATCTGAAAGAAGTCAAATGGCTGACGAAAATATCTTCCTCTCTGGATACTGATACCAGCTTACCAGAAttaacaaacttcagcttctggtggaGTGTCGAGGTGACAACTCCAGCAACATGGATCCAAGGTCTACCTAAtagacagctataggcaggccTAATATCCATTATCTGGAAGGTGATACGGAAAGTTTGAGGGCCAATCAGGATTGGGAGGTCAATCTCCCCAATAACTGTTCGCTtagatccatcaaaagctttcactatcaAAGCACTGAGTCTCATCTGCACCCCTTCAATATTCAGTTGTGCTAGGGTAGTCTTAGGTAACACGTTCAAGGATGAACCTGTATCTACCAGTACTCGAGCCAAAGTAACATCTGTACACTGAATGGAGATATGAAGTGCCATATTATGTTCTCGCCCATTAGGGGGTAAATCATCAACAGTGAACATCAAACAACTACTAGCATTGAGATTAGCAACCACATTATCAAACTGAATAACACTGATGTCTTCTGCCACATAAGCTTCATTCAAGAACTTTAATAGAGCAGTCctatgagcctcagaactcataagtagagaaagaatggagatttttgaaggagtctggttgagctgatctacgaccttgtaatcactcttcttgatgatcttCAAGAATTCTCTATCCTCTTCAGTAGTCACTGCTTTCTTAGATGAGCCTTCTCCTGTTTCTGGGGGATTCACCTCTTTCCCCTTCGTTGGTTCAACTGTGGGTGCACTTTCTTTGCTTGGGATCACTTCAGGAGCGAAAACCCTTCCACTTCGAGTCACACCACTAGCTCCAACAATGTTAGTCACATCTGGTTCTTTCAAGATTACTGGTTTGTTACCCACATAAACTACAGGCTCATAGTTCCAAGGCACTTCTTTGGTACTGTCAAATGAGAATGGAGCGGGAACATAGATAACCATGGGCTCAATCTTCTTCACTGGCTCTAGGTCAACATTTCTCTGATAAGGGACCACAAAAGGCTTAGGAAGCCTCTCTTGATCAAACACAGGCACAATCATAGCAACATCCTCATCAATCTTTGCTCTAGTGAACTGAATAACCCGCTGATCCATCAAACATTGAAGACAAACTTTGAACTCACCACACTGATCAGGGTTGGATGAACCCACCACACAATTATCATGTACTCCATTCATCAATTCTGCTTCTATCAATCTAGCATGGACCACTGTTAAAAGAGTCTTCAACTTGAACACATCCTTTATCAATCCATCATCAGTTGAACTTTCTATAGCATTGACACCCGAACCATCATGTTTAGGCAAAGGATTGTTCCCCACATTTGGAACATCATCAAAAGACAATATTCTCTGATCTATCAACTCTTGGACCCGGAGCTTGAACACCTTGCAATTCTCTATTGTATGACCCTCTGAATTAGCATGAAAGGCACATCTAGCATTCTCATCACACCAAGGCTTATGCGACTTCGGCATTGGAGGTAATGCctgatcacactgaatcacaccgtatttttgactcggatttcacatgtttattaggactttattatcattttgtttgtattatgctctcttttatgttgttttcagatatttatCTCATTCGGGAccttttagaagaaacgaagcaaaaagacctaaaattagggttttccgaaaaatattgtacacatggtgttgcacatggcggccgctataggagaagccatgacttatcaaccctcaaccaggaggtaaccgccatgttcccatgatctttcccatttccacacatggcgggcgccacctttgcaaatcatgttcccactaaggagaagttggagggcaccatggtctttgtaagctgctgaaatcctctataaatagtttgttccatttcattttcaaatcatccaacttagtttacaacactaagactatattcttcatctgtaaaagcggtaatccgtcacatcgggggattatcgcaccttagtgagattgagttgggtcacttcgagttgctgtcgtctttatcttcagagtcggaggtttatttttcttgtactagatttaaagcctccgtttggagcaggttcttattttatcgcttttatttatttactggtctcgctttattttatttatttacttgtctcgctttactttatttattttctgtctacgctttactttatttacttttTGTCTACGTTTcttactttatttactttctgtctacgctttactttatttactttctgtccACGCTTTATTTTTACACGCTCTACTCATCCCTTACGCCTAACATTCTaaaaacaacttttcatcatgattaatatcgttgtgtttgttggtattaccatatctggctaaatcttttaaaggttagaatgtaaggatcacggttaaagagatgtttcacatattgaatctgtagaaatactttaaaggctgtttttatttttaacttgagttttctgaaacaaacttggttagttttaactattcaaggagtgcgaaagcaccctggcttaattaactaggaatttttatcactttaaggaaaaactatttttgaaactgttttcagacgcgttgatagatttaaaatcaggaaactccttgggtaaaactttccaaattaaaatcactttttaactaagtttacgagtcttatttcttaaaaataagtttcctactttagcgttctgcgcaccttttataaatgacaataaaaggccttaatttaagggtaaactcggttctgaatacgcgaaagcgacagttcctgttaaatggattcttttcaagagtagaaaatattgcctcataagtagttctatttagacaatcgaaacatcacttaactgacgtgatATACATTCGAACTTGTCTTTATCTTcactgcatttattatttaccgttattttgcaaCATCAATATCTCTTTATATACCGCCTTAAATAAACatcgtaacgatagtaatcgatagattgacgatttggtctctgtgggattgatattcttttatattactttgacgtgatTCATGCACTTGCGAATACACcaatcaagtttttggcgccgttgcgGGGGACCAACTTTGTCAAATTTCGTTCCCTGTTATTACACCatctagactaaggcattatta from Lathyrus oleraceus cultivar Zhongwan6 chromosome 7, CAAS_Psat_ZW6_1.0, whole genome shotgun sequence encodes the following:
- the LOC127102203 gene encoding uncharacterized protein LOC127102203, giving the protein MPKSHKPWCDENARCAFHANSEGHTIENCKVFKLRVQELIDQRILSFDDVPNVGNNPLPKHDGSGVNAIESSTDDGLIKDVFKLKTLLTVVHARLIEAELMNGVHDNCVVGSSNPDQCGEFKVCLQCLMDQRVIQFTRAKIDEDVAMIVPVFDQERLPKPFVVPYQRNVDLEPVKKIEPMVIYVPAPFSFDSTKEVPWNYEPVVYVGNKPVILKEPDVTNIVGASGVTRSGRVFAPEVIPSKESAPTVEPTKGKEVNPPETGEGSSKKAVTTEEDREFLKIIKKKDISVIQFDNVVANLNASSCLMFTVDDLPPNGREHNMALHISIQCTDVTLARVLVDTGSSLNVLPKTTLAQLNIEGVQMRLSALIVKAFDGSKRTVIGEIDLPILIGPQTFRITFQIMDIRPAYSCLLGRPWIHVAGVVTSTLHQKLKFVNSGKLVSVSREEDIFVSHLTSFRYIEVGEDIVETPLQALEVVNMVQTKLKPVGEPKGVMSSWKSVKAAIEAGCPGS